In the genome of Rhizobium rhizogenes, one region contains:
- a CDS encoding TolB family protein — MRSSIEIFNIRTRQMRVVWQTPELFEAPNWSPDGKYLLLNSEGLLYRLSPSGDASPEKVDTGFATQCNNDHGISPDGSLYAISDKVEFGKSAIYLLPSAGGAPRLMTKNLPSYWHGWAPDGKSFAYCGIRDQVFDIYSMDIESGIETRLTHGEGRNDGPDYSPDGAWVYFNSSRTGLMQIWRVRVDGSAVERITDSSYGDWFPHPSPKGDKVVFVSYDGDVFDHPRDLDVRVRLMDMDGGNVETLFALFGGQGTMNSPNWSPDGDEFAYVRYFPVA, encoded by the coding sequence ATGCGCAGTTCCATCGAAATCTTCAACATCCGCACCCGTCAGATGCGGGTGGTGTGGCAGACGCCGGAGCTGTTCGAAGCGCCGAACTGGTCGCCGGATGGCAAATATCTGCTGTTGAACAGCGAGGGATTGCTCTATCGTCTGTCCCCATCCGGTGATGCCTCACCGGAGAAGGTCGATACCGGCTTTGCGACGCAATGCAACAACGACCACGGCATTTCGCCTGACGGTTCGCTTTATGCCATTTCCGACAAGGTGGAATTCGGCAAAAGCGCCATTTATCTTCTACCATCGGCGGGCGGTGCGCCAAGGCTGATGACGAAGAACCTCCCTTCCTACTGGCATGGCTGGGCGCCGGACGGGAAGAGCTTCGCCTATTGCGGCATTCGCGATCAGGTCTTCGACATCTATTCCATGGATATAGAGAGTGGCATCGAGACACGCCTGACCCATGGCGAGGGCCGCAATGACGGGCCGGATTATTCGCCTGACGGTGCGTGGGTCTATTTCAATTCCAGCCGCACCGGGCTGATGCAGATCTGGCGGGTGCGGGTGGATGGCTCCGCTGTGGAGCGCATCACCGACAGTTCCTATGGTGACTGGTTTCCGCACCCGTCTCCCAAAGGGGACAAGGTGGTGTTCGTCTCCTATGACGGCGACGTTTTCGACCATCCGCGTGATCTCGATGTGCGGGTGCGGCTGATGGATATGGATGGCGGCAATGTCGAAACGCTGTTTGCGCTTTTCGGCGGGCAGGGCACGATGAACTCGCCCAACTGGTCGCCGGACGGTGATGAATTCGCTTATGTGCGTTATTTCCCTGTGGCGTAA
- a CDS encoding glyoxalase superfamily protein: MNTIADHGIRFGRIAAMLPVKNIEKAHDFYVGVLGFTKTFENGNPVGFMILKQGNAELHLTLQPTHKAAPFNVAHMLVSDVDTLHEICKSHGLRIIKALQDKDYGLRAFVFEDPDGNRIDVGQVI, from the coding sequence ATGAATACCATCGCCGATCACGGCATCCGCTTCGGGCGGATCGCCGCAATGCTTCCTGTCAAAAACATCGAAAAGGCCCATGATTTTTATGTCGGGGTGCTGGGCTTCACAAAAACCTTTGAAAACGGCAACCCCGTCGGCTTCATGATCCTCAAACAGGGCAATGCCGAATTGCACCTGACATTGCAGCCCACCCACAAGGCAGCGCCCTTCAACGTGGCGCATATGCTGGTCAGCGATGTCGATACGCTGCATGAGATTTGCAAAAGCCATGGGCTGCGTATCATCAAGGCTCTACAGGACAAGGATTATGGCCTCAGGGCCTTTGTCTTTGAAGACCCTGACGGCAATCGCATCGATGTGGGGCAGGTTATTTGA
- a CDS encoding NAD+ synthase codes for MSDRHDIQNHLRIAVGQFNPTVGDVAGNLARAREARADAATQGADLLLLTELFISGYPPEDLVLKPAFLKACLKAVEELAADTADGGPGVVIGFPRQGETGRHNSVALLDGGKIIALRDKIDLPNYGEFDEKRVFAEGSISGPYNFRGVRIGIPICEEIWNDMGVCETLAESGAEILLVPNGSPYYRGKLDVRHQVALRQVIESGLPLVFANQLGGQDELVFDGASFGFNADKTLAFQMSQFEATLAVTDWKRTEEGWRCESGPFSKIPEGEEADYRACMLGFRDYVNKNGFKSVVLGLSGGIDSAICAALAVDALGEERVRCIMLPYRYTSEESLKDAADCAKALGCRYDIVPIVEPVEGFLSALSDLFEGTEEGITEENLQSRTRGTILMAVSNKFGSMVVTTGNKSEMSVGYATLYGDMNGGFNPIKDLYKMQVYAISSWRNAHVPPGALGPSGEVIPANIISKAPSAELRPNQTDQDSLPPYPVLDDILECLVEKEMSVEEILARGHDVATVHRVEHLLYLAEYKRRQSAPGVKITKKNFGRDRRYPITNRFRDR; via the coding sequence ATGAGCGACAGACACGATATCCAGAACCATCTCCGGATTGCCGTCGGGCAGTTCAATCCCACCGTTGGCGACGTGGCGGGCAATCTCGCCAGGGCGCGTGAGGCAAGGGCCGATGCGGCAACGCAGGGCGCCGATCTTCTGCTTCTGACCGAGCTGTTCATTTCAGGCTATCCGCCTGAGGATCTGGTGCTGAAGCCGGCCTTCCTGAAGGCCTGCCTGAAGGCGGTGGAAGAGCTGGCAGCCGACACCGCCGATGGTGGGCCGGGTGTCGTCATCGGTTTTCCACGCCAGGGCGAGACGGGCCGGCACAATTCGGTGGCGCTTCTGGATGGCGGCAAGATCATTGCGCTGCGCGACAAGATCGACCTGCCCAATTACGGCGAGTTCGACGAGAAGCGGGTTTTCGCCGAAGGATCGATTTCCGGCCCCTATAATTTCCGTGGGGTCAGGATCGGCATTCCGATCTGCGAGGAAATCTGGAACGACATGGGCGTGTGCGAGACGCTGGCCGAAAGCGGTGCGGAAATCCTGCTGGTGCCGAACGGTTCGCCCTATTATCGCGGCAAGCTGGATGTGCGCCATCAGGTGGCGCTCAGGCAGGTGATCGAGAGCGGCCTGCCGCTCGTCTTCGCCAACCAGCTGGGCGGGCAGGACGAACTGGTGTTTGATGGCGCGAGCTTCGGCTTTAATGCCGATAAAACGCTTGCTTTCCAGATGAGCCAGTTCGAGGCCACGCTTGCCGTTACCGACTGGAAGCGCACGGAAGAAGGCTGGCGCTGCGAAAGCGGGCCATTCTCGAAAATTCCAGAGGGCGAGGAGGCGGATTACCGCGCCTGCATGCTGGGCTTTCGCGATTACGTCAACAAGAACGGCTTCAAGAGCGTGGTTCTTGGCCTTTCCGGCGGCATCGATTCGGCGATCTGCGCCGCACTTGCCGTTGACGCGCTGGGCGAGGAGCGGGTGCGCTGCATCATGCTGCCCTACCGTTATACCTCGGAAGAATCGCTGAAGGACGCCGCCGATTGCGCGAAAGCGCTGGGCTGCCGCTACGATATCGTGCCGATCGTCGAGCCGGTGGAGGGTTTCCTCTCGGCGCTTTCCGATCTCTTCGAGGGTACGGAAGAGGGCATTACCGAGGAAAACCTGCAAAGCCGCACGCGCGGCACCATTTTGATGGCCGTCTCGAACAAGTTCGGCTCGATGGTGGTGACGACGGGCAACAAGTCGGAAATGTCGGTGGGTTACGCCACGCTTTATGGCGACATGAATGGTGGTTTCAACCCCATCAAGGACCTCTACAAGATGCAGGTCTATGCCATTTCCAGCTGGCGCAACGCCCATGTGCCGCCGGGTGCGCTCGGCCCTTCCGGCGAGGTCATCCCCGCCAATATCATTTCCAAGGCGCCATCGGCCGAATTGCGCCCCAACCAGACCGACCAGGATTCGCTGCCGCCTTATCCGGTGCTGGACGATATTCTCGAATGCCTCGTCGAGAAGGAAATGTCGGTCGAGGAAATTCTGGCGCGAGGCCATGATGTGGCGACCGTGCACCGGGTGGAGCATCTGCTCTATCTCGCCGAATACAAGCGCCGGCAATCGGCGCCTGGCGTGAAGATCACCAAGAAGAACTTTGGCCGTGACCGGCGTTATCCGATCACCAACCGGTTCCGGGATCGGTAA
- a CDS encoding LTA synthase family protein, protein MGLRHSAPKTTASEKAGFVFSPAWTRSLSKLSGTAYTLANLTVASIVLVVALEWIARGSLHDIGAFLTSAARPGMTTIAAVLALLVALDALLGRRYLSLILIAPLCALTGLISAQKQTYLSDPLYPSDLLFGRQILELLPTMLKAQPLTAVLVALGICATIAALVALWLLARRHSPVLRWRERVAGLALALPLLAGLASLMDYSHYSWVRDRLNIIPMMWDQQENYRHNGFLMAFAFNIPMANVSAPQGYGENSIADLTSKPASFAANKGDYPDVIMLMSESLWDPTRLENVKLSADPMPTIRAKQSGNVFSPEFGGMTANVEFEALTGFSNAFLPYGSIPYQQYIRRPVPSLASFFRGEGYSAIAMHPFQEWFWNRKQVYKNFGFEEFRSEETLPEMEKRGNFASDDALMDEIMATADKAQNPLFLFAVTLQGHGPYEATRYAENTIGVEGGLSASASQALSTYSQGVVEADDALLKMMRWAKKRDRETIIVLFGDHLPPLGQAFVESGYMPGMVASRRAPLDVMKKEHETPLVVWSSKKGVRKNIGTISPALLPYHVLKTAGFSDPFYTGTLGEVQQAFSVIDRHMLVATDGKALPDWSIAPNAVPDVVRDYRLLQFDMMFGQQYGRERFFPGFNWLHEGTPAV, encoded by the coding sequence ATGGGTTTGAGACATTCGGCGCCAAAAACAACGGCTTCCGAAAAGGCTGGTTTTGTCTTTTCGCCTGCATGGACAAGGAGCCTTTCGAAGCTTTCGGGCACGGCCTATACGCTTGCCAATCTGACGGTCGCCTCCATCGTGCTCGTCGTGGCACTGGAATGGATCGCCCGCGGTTCGCTCCATGACATCGGTGCTTTCCTCACCTCCGCCGCCCGCCCCGGCATGACCACCATCGCCGCCGTGCTTGCCCTTCTCGTGGCGCTGGATGCACTTCTTGGCAGGCGTTACCTGTCCCTGATCCTGATTGCGCCGCTCTGCGCGCTGACCGGGCTTATTTCCGCGCAGAAACAGACCTATCTCTCCGATCCGCTTTACCCATCAGACCTGCTGTTCGGCCGCCAGATTCTCGAGCTTTTGCCCACAATGCTGAAGGCGCAGCCGCTGACGGCGGTGCTGGTGGCCCTCGGCATCTGCGCCACCATCGCGGCACTTGTGGCGCTGTGGCTGCTGGCACGCCGCCATTCGCCCGTCCTGCGCTGGCGCGAGCGCGTCGCGGGACTGGCGCTGGCGCTGCCGCTTCTTGCCGGCCTCGCCTCGCTGATGGATTATTCGCATTATTCCTGGGTGCGCGATCGCCTCAACATCATTCCCATGATGTGGGACCAGCAGGAAAACTACCGTCACAACGGCTTCCTGATGGCCTTCGCCTTCAATATTCCCATGGCCAATGTCTCGGCACCGCAGGGTTACGGTGAAAACAGCATTGCCGATCTCACATCCAAACCCGCCTCTTTCGCCGCCAACAAGGGCGATTACCCTGACGTCATCATGCTGATGAGCGAATCGCTGTGGGACCCGACGCGGCTTGAAAACGTGAAGCTCTCGGCAGACCCAATGCCGACCATCCGCGCCAAGCAGTCCGGCAACGTGTTTTCGCCCGAGTTCGGCGGCATGACGGCGAATGTGGAATTCGAGGCGCTGACCGGCTTTTCCAACGCCTTCCTGCCCTATGGCAGCATTCCCTATCAGCAATATATCCGCCGCCCCGTGCCCTCGCTCGCCAGCTTCTTCCGCGGTGAAGGTTATTCGGCCATCGCCATGCACCCGTTCCAGGAATGGTTCTGGAACCGCAAGCAGGTCTACAAAAATTTCGGCTTCGAGGAATTCCGCTCCGAAGAGACTTTGCCGGAGATGGAAAAACGCGGCAACTTCGCCTCTGACGACGCGCTGATGGACGAGATCATGGCGACGGCCGACAAGGCGCAGAACCCGCTCTTCCTCTTCGCCGTCACCCTGCAGGGACATGGTCCCTACGAGGCCACCCGTTACGCCGAAAACACCATCGGCGTCGAAGGCGGTCTCTCCGCATCGGCCTCGCAGGCGCTCTCCACCTATTCGCAAGGGGTCGTGGAAGCCGATGATGCGCTTTTGAAAATGATGCGCTGGGCAAAGAAGCGCGACCGCGAAACCATCATCGTCCTCTTCGGCGACCACCTGCCGCCGCTTGGCCAGGCCTTCGTGGAAAGCGGTTATATGCCGGGCATGGTGGCCAGCCGCCGTGCACCACTTGACGTGATGAAGAAGGAACACGAGACGCCGCTCGTCGTCTGGTCCTCGAAAAAGGGCGTGCGCAAGAATATCGGCACCATCAGCCCGGCGCTTTTACCCTATCACGTGCTGAAGACCGCCGGCTTCTCCGATCCCTTCTATACCGGCACGCTCGGCGAGGTGCAGCAGGCCTTTTCCGTCATCGACCGGCATATGCTGGTGGCAACCGATGGCAAGGCCCTGCCCGACTGGTCTATCGCCCCGAACGCCGTTCCCGACGTGGTGCGCGATTACCGCCTGCTGCAGTTCGACATGATGTTCGGCCAGCAATATGGGCGCGAGCGTTTCTTCCCCGGCTTCAACTGGCTGCACGAGGGCACACCGGCCGTCTGA
- a CDS encoding DUF1003 domain-containing protein — protein sequence MSDISDYIVSHFKRSSREIGEVERRILELSHQKKLVSSDINAEFSAGASVGDRLADNIAKVGGSWGFILGFCFFLIFWAIINTIILTTGAFDPYPFIFLNLLLSMLAAIQAPIIMMSQNRQAARDRFEAAKDYEVNLKAELEVLSLHEKIDVKVLAELAALRQDLAALHHHVTRRDG from the coding sequence GTGTCAGATATCTCCGACTATATCGTTTCGCATTTCAAGCGCTCTTCCCGCGAAATCGGTGAGGTGGAGCGGCGCATTCTGGAGCTGTCACACCAGAAGAAGCTGGTTTCGAGCGACATCAATGCGGAATTTTCCGCCGGCGCCAGTGTCGGTGACAGGCTGGCGGACAATATCGCCAAGGTCGGCGGCTCCTGGGGGTTCATCCTCGGCTTCTGTTTTTTCCTGATCTTCTGGGCGATCATCAACACCATCATCCTGACAACTGGCGCCTTCGACCCCTACCCCTTCATCTTCCTCAACCTGCTGCTTTCCATGCTGGCGGCCATTCAGGCGCCGATCATCATGATGTCGCAGAACCGGCAGGCCGCCCGCGACCGTTTCGAGGCCGCCAAGGATTATGAGGTGAACCTGAAGGCCGAGCTGGAAGTGCTGTCGCTGCATGAAAAGATCGATGTGAAGGTGCTGGCCGAACTGGCGGCACTGAGACAGGATCTCGCCGCGCTGCACCACCACGTCACCCGCAGGGACGGCTGA
- the sthA gene encoding Si-specific NAD(P)(+) transhydrogenase yields MHQFDLIVVGSGPAGRRAAIQAAKLEKKVLVIEKGSRVGGVSVHTGTIPSKTLRETALNLTGWRERGFYGRAYRVKQEIDAEDLRRRLLITLDHEVEVLEHQFARNRVQHIRGTASFIDANTMKVVKSDGEIMTVTGTSILLTIGTRPYRPPHIPFDGEAVLDSDEILEIKELPRSMVVVGAGVIGIEYATIFSALDTQVTVVEPRETMLEFIDKEIVEDFTYQLRDRNMKLIFGQKAEKVERDESGKCLVSLGNGRVLKAETVLFAAGRVGATDTLNLSACGLEADSRGRLKVDPETFQTSVPNIYAAGDIIGFPSLASTSMEQGRIAARHAVGAPAGEPPQFFPYGIYAVPEISTCGLTEEEVIERGIPYECGIAHFRETSRGHIMGLDSGLLKMIFSLKTRRLLGVHIVGEGATELVHIGQAVLNLKGTVEYFVENTFNYPTLAEAYKIAGLDAWNRMGEIKKD; encoded by the coding sequence ATGCACCAGTTCGATCTGATTGTTGTCGGCAGCGGTCCGGCGGGAAGACGGGCCGCCATTCAGGCCGCCAAGCTCGAAAAGAAGGTTCTGGTCATCGAGAAGGGCAGCCGTGTCGGCGGCGTTTCGGTGCACACCGGCACCATCCCATCAAAAACCCTGCGCGAAACGGCGCTCAACCTCACCGGCTGGCGCGAGCGCGGTTTTTATGGCCGCGCCTATCGCGTCAAGCAGGAGATCGACGCCGAGGATCTGCGCCGCCGCCTGCTCATCACGCTGGATCACGAGGTCGAAGTGCTGGAACACCAGTTCGCCCGCAACCGCGTGCAGCATATTCGCGGCACGGCAAGCTTCATCGACGCCAACACCATGAAAGTGGTGAAGAGTGACGGTGAGATCATGACCGTCACCGGCACCTCCATCCTGCTCACCATCGGCACCCGGCCCTACCGGCCGCCGCATATTCCCTTCGATGGCGAAGCGGTGCTCGATTCGGATGAGATTCTCGAAATCAAGGAACTGCCGCGCTCCATGGTCGTGGTCGGCGCCGGCGTCATCGGCATCGAATATGCCACCATCTTCAGCGCGCTCGACACGCAGGTGACGGTGGTGGAGCCGCGCGAGACCATGCTCGAATTCATCGACAAGGAAATCGTCGAGGATTTCACCTATCAGCTGCGCGACCGCAACATGAAGCTGATCTTCGGCCAGAAGGCGGAAAAGGTGGAGCGCGACGAGAGCGGCAAATGCCTCGTCTCTCTCGGCAATGGCCGCGTGCTGAAGGCCGAGACGGTGCTGTTTGCCGCCGGCCGCGTCGGCGCCACCGATACGCTCAACCTTTCGGCCTGCGGGCTGGAAGCCGACAGCCGTGGCCGCCTGAAGGTCGATCCCGAAACCTTCCAGACCTCAGTGCCGAACATCTATGCCGCCGGCGATATCATCGGTTTCCCCAGCCTTGCCTCCACCTCCATGGAACAGGGCCGCATCGCCGCCCGCCATGCCGTCGGCGCACCGGCCGGCGAACCGCCGCAATTCTTCCCCTATGGCATCTATGCCGTGCCGGAAATCTCCACCTGCGGCCTGACGGAAGAGGAAGTCATCGAACGCGGCATTCCCTATGAATGCGGCATCGCCCATTTCCGCGAAACCTCGCGCGGCCACATCATGGGTCTCGACAGCGGGCTCTTGAAGATGATCTTCTCGCTAAAGACCCGCCGCCTGCTCGGCGTCCACATCGTCGGCGAAGGCGCGACCGAACTGGTGCATATCGGCCAGGCGGTGCTGAACCTGAAGGGCACCGTGGAATATTTCGTGGAGAATACGTTCAACTATCCGACCCTTGCCGAAGCCTACAAGATTGCCGGGCTGGATGCGTGGAACCGCATGGGTGAGATCAAGAAGGATTGA
- a CDS encoding AAA family ATPase yields MGVRNYLIEGVSGTGKTSVATELQRRGYHVIHGDRELAYKGDPETGEPVDLSLFQGDGNMVYRHRHHIWDVERVQALVTDRCHAITFFCGGSRNFQRFVDRFDQVFVLDVDVATLRRRLTERPEDEFGGKPDEREFVLQLHATKEDLPTNATVIDSSRSLEVVVDDILARCVGPA; encoded by the coding sequence ATGGGTGTCAGAAACTATTTGATCGAGGGTGTTTCCGGCACGGGTAAAACCTCGGTGGCAACGGAACTCCAGCGGCGTGGCTATCACGTCATCCACGGCGACCGTGAACTTGCCTACAAGGGCGACCCGGAAACCGGCGAACCGGTCGATCTCTCCCTGTTTCAGGGCGATGGAAATATGGTCTACCGTCACCGGCATCATATTTGGGATGTCGAAAGAGTTCAGGCGCTGGTGACGGATCGGTGTCACGCAATCACGTTCTTCTGCGGTGGTTCAAGGAACTTTCAGCGTTTTGTAGACCGCTTCGATCAGGTCTTCGTTCTGGATGTCGATGTCGCGACCCTGCGAAGACGGTTGACGGAGAGGCCGGAGGACGAGTTCGGCGGAAAACCGGACGAACGCGAATTTGTCCTGCAACTCCATGCGACGAAAGAAGACCTTCCCACCAATGCAACGGTCATTGATTCATCGAGGTCTTTAGAAGTGGTGGTTGATGATATTCTGGCCCGCTGCGTTGGACCGGCCTGA
- the tig gene encoding trigger factor — protein MQVIETLAEGLKRELKVVIPAADMKARLDERLVDAKDKVRINGFRPGKVPMGHLKKMYGKSIMADLVNELVREKPTEILSSRGEKSATQPAISMTEDEQEAEKILSAESDFEFTVAYEIIPAIELKANDGIKVTREVVEVSEDEINEQILKIAESARTYETKKGKAADGDRVTMNYLGKVDGVAFDGGAAEDAELVLGSGRFIPGFEDQLVGVKAGDEKTITVTFPADYPAANLAGKDANFDITVKEVAAAAAVEINDELAEKLGLESAEKLKEIVKGQIESQYGNITRQKVKRQILDQLDEMYKFDTPAGLVDAEFDNIWRQINTDLAQSGKTFADEDTTEEEAREEYRKLAERRVRLGLVLSEIGEKAGVEVTEEEMQRALFQQLQQFPGQQKEILDFFRNTPGASASLRAPIFEEKVIDKLLSEISVTDKTVSKEELLADDAEEATETKKKAPAKKKAAAKADDAAEGEEAAPKKKAPAKKKAAEGDAE, from the coding sequence ATGCAGGTTATCGAAACGCTCGCTGAAGGGCTGAAGCGCGAACTCAAGGTCGTTATTCCGGCCGCCGACATGAAGGCCCGTCTGGACGAGCGCCTGGTTGACGCCAAGGACAAGGTTCGCATCAACGGCTTCCGTCCCGGCAAGGTGCCGATGGGCCACCTGAAGAAGATGTACGGCAAGTCCATCATGGCCGACCTCGTCAACGAGCTGGTTCGTGAAAAGCCGACCGAAATCCTTTCCAGCCGCGGCGAGAAGTCTGCGACGCAGCCGGCCATCTCCATGACCGAAGACGAGCAGGAAGCCGAAAAGATCCTGTCGGCCGAATCCGATTTCGAATTCACCGTTGCCTACGAAATCATTCCGGCCATCGAACTGAAGGCCAATGACGGCATCAAGGTTACCCGCGAAGTTGTTGAAGTCTCCGAAGACGAAATCAACGAGCAGATCCTCAAGATCGCCGAAAGCGCCCGCACCTACGAGACCAAGAAGGGCAAGGCCGCTGACGGCGACCGCGTCACCATGAACTATCTCGGCAAGGTTGACGGCGTTGCCTTCGACGGCGGCGCTGCTGAAGACGCTGAACTGGTTCTCGGTTCGGGCCGCTTCATCCCCGGCTTCGAAGACCAGCTGGTCGGCGTCAAGGCTGGCGATGAAAAGACCATCACCGTGACCTTCCCGGCCGATTACCCGGCTGCGAACCTTGCCGGCAAGGACGCCAACTTCGACATCACCGTCAAGGAAGTTGCCGCCGCTGCTGCCGTCGAAATCAACGACGAACTGGCTGAAAAGCTCGGTCTCGAATCGGCTGAAAAGCTGAAGGAAATCGTCAAGGGTCAGATCGAAAGCCAGTACGGCAACATCACCCGCCAGAAGGTCAAGCGTCAGATTCTCGACCAGCTGGACGAAATGTACAAGTTCGACACGCCGGCTGGTCTGGTTGATGCCGAGTTCGACAACATCTGGCGCCAGATCAACACCGATCTCGCCCAGTCCGGCAAGACCTTCGCTGACGAAGACACGACCGAAGAAGAAGCCCGCGAAGAATATCGCAAGCTTGCTGAACGCCGCGTCCGTCTCGGCCTCGTTCTCTCCGAAATCGGCGAAAAGGCCGGCGTTGAAGTGACCGAAGAAGAAATGCAGCGCGCGCTGTTCCAGCAGCTGCAGCAGTTCCCGGGCCAGCAGAAGGAAATCCTCGATTTCTTCCGCAACACCCCCGGCGCTTCCGCTTCGCTGCGCGCTCCGATCTTCGAAGAAAAGGTCATCGACAAGCTGCTCTCCGAAATCTCGGTAACGGACAAGACCGTTTCCAAGGAAGAGCTGCTGGCTGACGACGCCGAAGAAGCAACGGAAACCAAGAAGAAGGCCCCGGCCAAGAAAAAGGCTGCCGCCAAGGCTGACGACGCCGCTGAAGGCGAAGAAGCCGCTCCGAAGAAGAAGGCTCCGGCCAAGAAGAAGGCCGCCGAAGGCGACGCCGAATAA
- a CDS encoding DUF1127 domain-containing protein, which yields MNIARSLTNWRKYRQTVTELGRMTDRELSDLGIGRQDIRRVARTAVGI from the coding sequence ATGAACATTGCACGCTCGCTGACCAACTGGCGCAAGTATCGTCAGACCGTAACCGAACTCGGCCGCATGACCGACCGCGAACTGAGCGACCTCGGCATTGGCCGTCAGGACATTCGCCGCGTCGCCCGCACCGCCGTCGGCATCTAA
- a CDS encoding DUF1127 domain-containing protein, producing MNPIRIAKNWISYRRTINELGSLSNQALSDIGLTRYDIRNVAARSFR from the coding sequence ATGAACCCTATCCGCATTGCAAAGAACTGGATCTCCTACCGCCGCACGATCAACGAACTCGGCAGCCTCTCCAACCAGGCTCTGAGCGACATCGGCCTGACCCGTTACGACATCCGTAACGTAGCAGCCCGTTCGTTCCGCTAA
- the trmFO gene encoding methylenetetrahydrofolate--tRNA-(uracil(54)-C(5))-methyltransferase (FADH(2)-oxidizing) TrmFO translates to MDSSMQDKTTSPIHVVGGGLAGSEAAWQIAQSGVPVILHEMRGVRGTDAHKGDTLAELVCSNSFRSDDATANAVGVIHAEMRLAGSLIMACADRHQVPAGGALAVDRDGFSEAVTKELESHPLVTIVREEVNGLPPKEWGNSIIATGPLTSPDLAAAIQAETGEDALAFFDAIAPIVHRDSINMDICWYQSRYDKVGPGGTGKDYINCPLNEEQYNAFIDALIAGDTVGFKEWEGTPYFDGCLPIEIMAERGRETLRHGPMKPMGLTNAHNPTVKAYAVVQLRQDNALGTLYNMVGFQTKLKYGVQADVFRMIPGLENAEFARLGGLHRNTYIDSPILLDHSLKLKSRPDLRFAGQITGCEGYVESASVGLLAGRFAAAEQKGEAPSLPPATTALGSLLNHITGGHLSSDDEPGKRSFQPMNINFGLFPELAPGAIVKPEGVKRFRGKDKTIMKRQLIAARALRDCAQWLGTVETAPISSTVRDH, encoded by the coding sequence ATGGACAGCAGCATGCAAGACAAGACCACTTCTCCCATTCACGTCGTGGGCGGCGGACTGGCCGGTTCGGAAGCCGCGTGGCAGATCGCGCAAAGCGGCGTGCCCGTCATCCTGCATGAAATGCGCGGCGTGCGCGGCACGGATGCGCATAAGGGCGATACGCTGGCGGAACTGGTCTGCTCCAACTCCTTCCGCTCCGACGATGCGACGGCCAATGCGGTCGGCGTCATCCATGCCGAAATGCGTCTTGCCGGTTCGCTGATCATGGCCTGCGCCGACAGGCACCAGGTGCCGGCCGGCGGCGCACTTGCCGTGGACCGCGACGGGTTTTCCGAGGCCGTAACGAAAGAGCTGGAAAGTCACCCGCTGGTGACGATTGTGCGCGAAGAGGTGAACGGCCTGCCGCCGAAGGAATGGGGCAACTCGATCATCGCCACCGGCCCGCTGACCTCTCCGGATCTCGCCGCCGCCATCCAGGCCGAGACGGGTGAGGATGCGCTCGCTTTCTTTGACGCCATCGCCCCCATCGTGCACCGCGACAGCATCAATATGGATATCTGCTGGTACCAGTCGCGTTACGACAAGGTCGGCCCCGGCGGCACGGGCAAGGATTACATCAACTGCCCACTGAACGAGGAACAATATAACGCCTTCATCGACGCGCTGATCGCCGGCGACACGGTGGGTTTCAAGGAATGGGAAGGCACGCCCTATTTCGACGGCTGCCTGCCGATCGAGATCATGGCCGAACGCGGCCGCGAGACGCTACGCCACGGCCCGATGAAGCCGATGGGCCTGACCAACGCCCATAACCCCACCGTCAAGGCCTATGCCGTCGTCCAGCTGCGCCAGGACAATGCGCTTGGCACGCTCTACAACATGGTCGGTTTCCAGACCAAGCTGAAATACGGCGTGCAGGCGGATGTGTTCCGCATGATACCGGGTCTGGAAAATGCGGAGTTCGCGCGCCTCGGCGGCCTGCACCGCAACACCTATATCGATTCCCCCATCCTGCTCGACCATTCGCTGAAGCTGAAATCCCGGCCCGACCTGCGTTTCGCCGGCCAGATCACCGGCTGCGAAGGTTATGTGGAAAGCGCCTCCGTCGGCCTCCTCGCCGGCCGCTTCGCCGCCGCCGAACAGAAGGGCGAGGCCCCGAGCCTGCCACCGGCCACCACCGCGCTCGGCTCGCTCCTCAACCACATCACCGGCGGCCACCTCTCTTCCGATGATGAGCCGGGCAAACGCTCCTTCCAGCCGATGAACATCAATTTTGGCCTGTTCCCGGAACTGGCGCCGGGCGCAATCGTCAAACCGGAAGGCGTCAAACGTTTTCGCGGCAAGGACAAGACGATCATGAAACGCCAGCTGATTGCGGCGCGGGCGTTGAGGGATTGTGCGCAGTGGCTGGGGACGGTCGAGACCGCTCCGATTTCCAGCACCGTTCGGGATCATTGA